The Palleronia sp. THAF1 genome window below encodes:
- the dacB gene encoding D-alanyl-D-alanine carboxypeptidase/D-alanyl-D-alanine-endopeptidase produces the protein MIAGLASLGATRAAAAPPETSLRPILRGDDLFKRFVPSVEDILSEANLSGDVAFAVADANTGRIIEAHQPLLPLPPASTAKALTTLWALERLGPTHRFTTRLLATGPVVDGRIDGDLVLAGGGDPTLDTDALMEMASALKDMGVREVAGNLKVWSGALPDLHEIDREQPDHVGYNPAVSGLNLNFNRVHFGWSRKGGSYDVTMDARSANAVPPVQMARMQVVDRSSPIYTYARSDAYDEWTVARGALGNAGARWLPVRDPAHYAGEVFQTLLRSHGIIAAGSIETAESDEGETLHSRTSDPLPDLLRDMMTYSTNLTAEVMGLSASSTLGPVDSLAESADRMNGWLRETYGMRAVDLEDHSGLGDDSRVTATDMVRAMVGAGPDGALRALMKPFALDGDDFTVDAKTGTLNFVSALTGYVSGPAGGPLAFSIMCGDIPRRDALTVAQREKPEGGSWWNGRAKIMQRALIDRWGKLYLT, from the coding sequence ATGATCGCGGGACTGGCGAGCCTTGGCGCCACTCGTGCCGCTGCCGCGCCGCCAGAGACCAGCCTGCGCCCGATCCTGCGCGGCGACGATCTGTTCAAGCGGTTCGTTCCGTCGGTCGAGGATATCCTGTCGGAAGCGAACCTTTCTGGCGATGTGGCCTTCGCGGTTGCCGACGCTAACACCGGCCGGATCATCGAGGCACACCAGCCCCTTCTGCCCCTGCCGCCCGCTTCGACCGCGAAAGCGCTGACGACGCTCTGGGCCTTGGAGCGTCTTGGCCCCACCCATCGGTTCACGACGCGGCTGCTGGCCACCGGGCCTGTCGTCGACGGTCGGATCGACGGCGATCTGGTGCTTGCGGGCGGTGGCGATCCCACGCTGGACACCGATGCCCTGATGGAGATGGCCTCGGCCCTGAAGGACATGGGCGTTCGCGAGGTTGCAGGAAACCTGAAGGTCTGGTCCGGCGCGCTGCCTGACCTGCACGAGATCGACCGCGAGCAGCCCGACCACGTGGGCTACAATCCCGCCGTCTCTGGTCTGAACTTGAACTTCAACCGGGTGCATTTCGGCTGGTCGCGTAAGGGCGGCAGTTACGACGTCACGATGGATGCCCGCTCCGCCAATGCCGTTCCGCCTGTGCAAATGGCGCGGATGCAGGTAGTGGACCGGTCGTCGCCAATCTACACCTACGCGCGCTCGGACGCCTATGACGAGTGGACGGTGGCACGGGGCGCCCTGGGCAATGCCGGTGCGCGCTGGCTGCCCGTGCGCGATCCGGCTCACTACGCTGGAGAGGTCTTTCAGACGCTGCTGCGCTCGCACGGTATCATCGCTGCCGGGAGCATAGAGACCGCCGAGTCCGACGAGGGCGAAACTTTGCACTCGCGCACCAGCGACCCGCTGCCTGATCTACTGCGCGACATGATGACTTATTCTACCAATCTGACGGCAGAGGTGATGGGGCTATCCGCGTCCAGCACCCTTGGCCCGGTGGATAGCCTGGCCGAGTCGGCCGATCGCATGAACGGCTGGCTGCGCGAAACCTACGGGATGCGCGCGGTTGATCTGGAAGACCACTCCGGCCTTGGCGACGACAGCCGCGTCACCGCGACGGACATGGTGCGCGCCATGGTCGGCGCGGGACCGGATGGCGCGCTGCGGGCGCTGATGAAGCCCTTTGCTCTGGATGGGGACGATTTCACCGTCGACGCGAAGACCGGCACGCTGAACTTCGTCAGCGCGCTGACGGGCTACGTGTCCGGCCCCGCGGGTGGGCCGCTCGCCTTTTCGATCATGTGCGGCGACATCCCGCGCCGCGACGCTCTGACCGTTGCACAACGTGAAAAGCCCGAGGGTGGATCGTGGTGGAACGGCCGTGCCAAAATCATGCAGCGCGCACTGATCGACCGCTGGGGCAAGCTTTACCTGACCTGA
- a CDS encoding GntR family transcriptional regulator: MSDLRPPQRDAYALLLEAIDTGVYRPGDRLVENELAERFGVSRTPIREALQRLETQSLLTRDGRSLMVASLDHNQMAELYIVRTELEGLAAELAARHATAEELRVLAQMVAEDRNRLDDPQALSRANRRFHKRIHLASHNMFLVRQLDLVHRSMALLATTSLAVEGRGVVALEEHACIVAALEARDSVAARDALTAHISQAYETRLRHDSGQDV; the protein is encoded by the coding sequence ATGTCCGATCTGCGCCCCCCCCAACGCGACGCCTACGCCCTGCTTCTCGAAGCCATCGACACCGGCGTCTATCGACCCGGTGACAGGCTGGTCGAAAACGAACTGGCTGAGCGCTTTGGCGTCTCTCGCACCCCTATCCGCGAAGCCCTGCAACGGTTGGAAACCCAGTCTTTGCTGACCCGCGATGGCCGGTCTCTGATGGTCGCATCGCTCGATCACAACCAGATGGCCGAGCTGTATATCGTGCGCACTGAACTAGAGGGGCTGGCCGCCGAACTGGCCGCCCGCCATGCCACGGCAGAAGAGCTGCGGGTCTTGGCGCAGATGGTGGCAGAGGACAGGAACCGGCTGGACGACCCGCAGGCCCTGAGTCGCGCGAACCGGCGGTTTCACAAGCGTATTCATCTGGCATCGCACAACATGTTCCTCGTGCGGCAACTGGATCTGGTGCACCGCTCGATGGCACTTCTGGCAACCACATCGCTTGCCGTAGAAGGCCGCGGTGTCGTTGCGCTGGAGGAACACGCGTGCATCGTGGCGGCGCTGGAAGCGCGCGACAGCGTGGCGGCGAGGGATGCCCTGACGGCGCATATCAGTCAAGCCTATGAGACACGTCTGCGTCACGACTCCGGACAAGACGTGTGA
- the carA gene encoding glutamine-hydrolyzing carbamoyl-phosphate synthase small subunit has protein sequence MPRQTPTACLALADGTIFQGRGFGATGQSTAELCFNTAMTGYQEIMTDPSYAGQIVTFTFPHIGNTGVTPEDDETAIPFADGMVVKWDPTAASNWRAAEELDAWLTRHGKIGIGGIDTRRLTRAIRQQGAPHVALAHDPDGKFDIQALVAAARDFAGLEGRDLAKDVSCIQSYRWDEMRWAWPEGYLKRETPGHKVVAIDYGAKRNILRCLASAGCDVTVLPATATAQDILDQNPAGLFLSNGPGDPAATGAYAVPMLKEVMEKSDMPIFGICLGHQLLALALGAKTQKMNHGHHGANHPVKELATGKVEITSMNHGFTVDAQSLPAGVEQTHVSLFDGSNCGIRVSDRPIWSVQHHPEASPGPQDSFYLFERFAKAMDDAA, from the coding sequence ATGCCCCGCCAGACACCCACTGCCTGCCTTGCCCTAGCCGATGGAACGATCTTTCAGGGCCGCGGCTTCGGGGCGACCGGGCAGAGCACTGCCGAGTTGTGCTTCAACACCGCGATGACCGGCTATCAAGAAATCATGACCGATCCGTCCTACGCAGGGCAGATCGTGACCTTCACCTTCCCGCATATCGGCAACACCGGCGTCACGCCCGAGGATGACGAGACCGCGATCCCCTTCGCGGACGGTATGGTGGTGAAGTGGGACCCGACAGCCGCGTCGAATTGGCGCGCGGCAGAGGAACTGGACGCGTGGCTGACACGCCACGGCAAGATCGGTATCGGCGGCATCGACACGCGCCGGCTGACCCGAGCGATCCGCCAGCAAGGCGCGCCGCATGTGGCGCTGGCCCACGATCCCGACGGGAAGTTCGATATACAGGCGCTGGTCGCCGCCGCGCGTGATTTCGCCGGGCTTGAAGGCCGCGATCTGGCCAAGGATGTGTCCTGTATTCAATCCTATCGCTGGGACGAAATGCGGTGGGCCTGGCCCGAAGGCTACCTCAAGCGCGAGACGCCCGGTCACAAGGTGGTCGCGATCGACTATGGGGCCAAGCGTAACATCCTGCGCTGCCTTGCCAGCGCGGGCTGCGATGTGACCGTGCTGCCGGCGACCGCCACGGCGCAAGATATCTTGGACCAGAACCCTGCTGGCTTGTTCCTGTCGAATGGGCCCGGCGACCCGGCAGCCACGGGGGCCTACGCCGTGCCGATGTTGAAAGAGGTGATGGAGAAATCCGACATGCCGATCTTCGGCATTTGCCTTGGGCACCAACTTCTGGCGCTGGCACTGGGCGCGAAGACGCAGAAGATGAACCACGGACACCACGGCGCGAACCATCCTGTTAAGGAACTGGCGACCGGCAAAGTGGAAATCACGTCGATGAACCATGGATTTACGGTGGATGCACAGTCACTGCCTGCCGGGGTGGAACAGACGCATGTATCGCTCTTCGACGGTTCGAATTGCGGAATACGCGTGTCCGACCGGCCGATCTGGTCGGTTCAGCACCACCCCGAAGCCAGCCCCGGCCCGCAGGACAGCTTTTACCTGTTCGAGCGGTTCGCGAAGGCGATGGACGACGCCGCCTGA
- a CDS encoding nicotinate-nucleotide adenylyltransferase, whose product MNGPGWPMTGADQVIGLLGGSFDPAHAGHVAITRAALRRFGLAQVWWLVSPGNPLKPDAPAALQTRLEAARRVMGHPRVRITDLESRLGTRLTVETIAALQARYHRTRFVWLMGADNLAQFHRWDRWQEIASRVPMGVLARPGDRIRALRSPAARALSCYRVSPGILASVDAPAWSFVNIPMRQESSSALRAAGTWKH is encoded by the coding sequence ATGAACGGCCCCGGGTGGCCCATGACCGGGGCAGACCAAGTGATCGGCCTGTTGGGCGGGTCGTTCGATCCGGCCCACGCCGGTCACGTCGCGATCACCCGCGCGGCATTGCGTCGGTTCGGATTGGCGCAGGTGTGGTGGCTCGTCTCTCCAGGCAATCCGCTGAAACCCGACGCGCCGGCTGCGCTTCAGACCCGGCTTGAAGCCGCGCGCAGGGTCATGGGCCATCCGCGCGTCCGCATCACCGACTTGGAGTCGCGTCTGGGCACACGGCTGACCGTCGAGACCATCGCGGCCCTCCAAGCGCGCTATCACCGCACACGATTCGTCTGGCTGATGGGCGCGGACAATCTGGCGCAGTTCCATCGCTGGGACCGCTGGCAAGAGATCGCGTCACGGGTTCCCATGGGCGTTTTGGCCCGCCCCGGAGACCGTATACGCGCGCTGCGATCGCCCGCCGCCCGCGCGCTATCATGCTATCGTGTGTCGCCCGGCATTCTGGCTTCTGTGGATGCTCCGGCCTGGTCTTTCGTGAACATCCCGATGCGCCAAGAGTCCTCCTCCGCGCTGCGGGCGGCGGGAACCTGGAAACACTGA
- a CDS encoding glycosyltransferase codes for MSILDQKSLDPQRAHPATLSERLVSTGAIDAETHRWALDRRRKLSGTLADILLRHGNIDDVVLRDALAALHDLPVRDGSTPSPDAAAIDRLGAAFCARHRIVPLRNAGASVPILCVDPHQFDGLRPYLEAALNAWCQPILDTETRLTEVLMRYAGPPLADRAETRSPAAQSCRHMVAAPVRAMALLAALIAGIAVAPASAIVVGSWMALCVLSVNGALLLFAVVSRLRRPPKLKASPRLARYPVVSILLPLFKEQDIAAILVDRIAKLDYPRELLDICLLIEESDAVTARTLAETELPPWVRVLRVAPGGVQTKPRAMNLALDFCRGAIIGIYDAEDAPAPDQIHRVVHQFARSGPRVAALQGRLAFYNARATWLTRCFFLDYATWFSLILPAIRRLDWAVPLGGTTVFLRRGPLEEVGGWDAHNVTEDADLGLRLTRAGYRTDLLDSTTMEEATASPRAWIKQRSRWQKGYALTWAAHMRSPLLLWRDLGAWRFLGMQVLFLGSLLSAATAPFLWLFWLPVAGISHPFFDGLSGSGVVTVMVVMAGYFMLNAMAQALATCRMGRPGLIAAIPLTQLYFPMATIALVKAIAELAYRPFFWDKTAHGVTAPDDS; via the coding sequence ATGTCGATACTCGACCAAAAATCACTCGACCCGCAACGCGCGCACCCCGCGACCCTAAGCGAGCGCCTTGTCTCTACCGGCGCTATCGACGCCGAAACGCACCGCTGGGCGCTGGACCGTCGGCGCAAGCTATCTGGAACGCTTGCCGACATCCTGCTCCGGCACGGCAACATCGATGATGTCGTTCTTCGTGATGCGCTTGCTGCCTTGCACGACCTTCCTGTGCGCGACGGCTCCACGCCCAGCCCCGATGCCGCCGCGATTGATCGACTTGGAGCGGCGTTCTGCGCGCGACACCGAATCGTGCCCCTTCGCAATGCTGGCGCGTCGGTTCCGATCCTGTGCGTCGATCCACATCAGTTTGACGGACTGCGCCCCTACCTCGAAGCCGCGCTAAATGCTTGGTGCCAACCGATCCTCGACACCGAGACACGGCTGACGGAAGTGCTGATGCGCTACGCCGGTCCTCCCCTCGCAGACCGCGCAGAAACGCGCAGTCCAGCCGCGCAAAGCTGCCGGCATATGGTGGCCGCCCCCGTCCGGGCCATGGCGCTGCTGGCTGCACTGATCGCCGGGATCGCTGTCGCGCCCGCCAGCGCTATCGTTGTGGGGTCTTGGATGGCGCTCTGCGTGCTGTCCGTGAACGGCGCCTTGTTACTCTTTGCCGTGGTGTCGCGGCTAAGACGTCCACCGAAACTTAAGGCCAGCCCACGCCTTGCGCGATATCCGGTCGTGTCAATCCTGCTGCCATTGTTCAAGGAACAGGACATCGCGGCGATCCTTGTCGATCGGATCGCCAAGCTGGATTACCCGCGCGAACTTCTGGATATCTGCCTTCTGATCGAGGAAAGCGACGCCGTGACCGCGCGCACCTTAGCCGAAACCGAATTGCCGCCATGGGTCCGCGTCCTGCGTGTCGCGCCCGGCGGCGTGCAGACCAAACCGCGTGCGATGAACCTTGCGTTGGATTTCTGCCGTGGCGCCATCATCGGTATCTACGACGCCGAGGACGCGCCTGCGCCCGATCAGATCCACCGCGTCGTGCACCAGTTCGCCCGGTCCGGGCCACGGGTCGCGGCGTTACAGGGGCGGCTGGCGTTCTACAACGCACGCGCGACGTGGCTGACCCGGTGCTTCTTTCTGGACTATGCGACGTGGTTTTCGCTGATCCTTCCTGCGATCAGGCGGTTGGACTGGGCCGTGCCTTTGGGCGGGACGACTGTGTTCTTGCGGCGCGGGCCGCTGGAAGAGGTCGGCGGCTGGGACGCGCACAATGTGACCGAAGACGCCGATCTTGGTCTTCGGCTTACGCGCGCGGGTTACCGCACCGACCTTTTAGACAGCACCACGATGGAGGAAGCGACCGCCAGCCCCCGCGCCTGGATCAAGCAGCGGTCGCGCTGGCAAAAGGGCTACGCGCTGACTTGGGCCGCGCATATGCGCAGCCCGCTATTGCTTTGGCGTGATCTGGGGGCGTGGCGATTTCTGGGTATGCAGGTGCTGTTCTTGGGCTCGTTGCTGTCTGCCGCTACGGCGCCCTTCCTATGGCTGTTCTGGCTGCCCGTCGCTGGCATCTCGCACCCTTTCTTCGACGGATTGTCGGGGAGCGGCGTCGTAACAGTCATGGTCGTGATGGCAGGCTATTTCATGCTCAACGCCATGGCGCAGGCGCTCGCGACCTGCCGAATGGGCCGCCCCGGTCTGATCGCGGCAATCCCACTAACGCAGCTTTACTTCCCGATGGCGACGATTGCGCTTGTGAAGGCCATCGCCGAATTGGCCTATCGTCCGTTCTTCTGGGACAAGACCGCCCATGGCGTCACGGCACCGGACGATTCTTAG
- a CDS encoding PLD nuclease N-terminal domain-containing protein, which produces MREIIGLIIFVASVYALYQVITSNATTGKKILWCLGILIFPVLGFIVWYFAGPKKAAV; this is translated from the coding sequence ATGCGCGAGATCATCGGCCTCATTATCTTCGTCGCCAGCGTCTACGCGCTGTATCAGGTCATCACGTCGAATGCGACGACGGGCAAGAAGATCCTGTGGTGTCTTGGCATCCTGATCTTCCCGGTTCTGGGCTTCATCGTATGGTATTTCGCCGGGCCGAAGAAGGCTGCCGTCTAG
- the ctaD gene encoding cytochrome c oxidase subunit I has protein sequence MADAAVHGHDGHEDNRGFFTRWFMSTNHKDIGILYLFTAGLTGFISVAFTVYMRMELMEPGVQYMCMEGARLLPAAIENCTPNGHLWNVMITAHGILMMFFVVIPALFGGFGNYLMPLQIGAPDMAFPRLNNLSYWLFVAGSTLAVASVFSPGGNGQLGSGIGWVLYPPLSTTEGGYSTDLAIFAVHVSGASSILGAINMITTFLNMRAPGMTLFKVPLFSWSIFVTAWLILLALPVLAGAITMLLTDRNFGTTFFDPSGGGDPVLYQHILWFFGHPEVYIVVLPGFGIISHIISTFSRKPIFGYLPMVWALIAIGVLGFVVWAHHMYTVGMSLTQQSYFMLATMVIAVPTGIKIFSWIATMWGGSVELKTPMLWAFGFLVLFTAGGVTGIVLSQAAIDRAYHDTYYVVAHFHYVMSLGAVFAIFAGIYFYFPKFTGKMIPEWIGKTHFWAMFIGSNITFFPQHFLGRQGMPRRYIDYPDAFALWHYVSSIGAFLSFASFVFFIIAIFWVIIKVPRTAPANPWTPWADTLEWTLPSPPPEHTFETLPKREEWDKAPAHH, from the coding sequence ATGGCTGACGCAGCCGTCCACGGCCATGACGGACACGAAGACAACCGGGGGTTCTTCACCCGGTGGTTCATGTCTACGAATCACAAAGACATCGGTATTCTGTACCTCTTCACCGCCGGACTGACGGGCTTCATTTCTGTTGCCTTCACCGTCTACATGCGGATGGAGCTGATGGAACCGGGCGTCCAGTACATGTGCATGGAAGGTGCGCGGCTTCTGCCCGCCGCCATCGAGAATTGCACGCCCAACGGCCACCTGTGGAACGTGATGATCACGGCCCACGGCATCCTGATGATGTTCTTCGTGGTTATTCCCGCGCTCTTCGGCGGTTTCGGCAACTATCTGATGCCGCTGCAGATCGGCGCGCCGGACATGGCGTTCCCGCGTCTGAACAACCTGTCGTACTGGCTGTTCGTCGCAGGCTCTACGCTGGCGGTGGCCTCGGTGTTCAGCCCTGGCGGCAATGGCCAGCTTGGGTCCGGCATCGGATGGGTGCTCTACCCACCCCTGTCCACGACCGAGGGCGGCTATTCGACCGACTTGGCGATCTTCGCCGTACACGTCTCGGGCGCGTCGTCGATCTTGGGCGCGATCAACATGATTACCACCTTCCTGAACATGCGTGCCCCCGGCATGACCCTGTTCAAGGTGCCGCTGTTCTCGTGGTCGATCTTCGTAACCGCGTGGCTGATCCTTCTGGCCCTGCCCGTTCTGGCCGGCGCGATCACCATGCTGCTGACCGACCGTAACTTCGGCACGACGTTCTTCGATCCGTCGGGCGGTGGTGACCCGGTCCTGTATCAGCACATCCTGTGGTTCTTCGGGCACCCAGAGGTGTATATCGTCGTGCTGCCGGGCTTCGGCATCATCAGCCACATCATCTCTACCTTCAGCCGCAAGCCGATCTTCGGTTACCTGCCGATGGTGTGGGCGCTGATCGCCATCGGCGTGCTCGGCTTCGTCGTTTGGGCGCACCACATGTATACGGTGGGCATGTCGCTGACGCAGCAGTCCTACTTCATGCTGGCGACCATGGTGATCGCGGTGCCCACGGGCATCAAGATCTTCTCGTGGATCGCGACCATGTGGGGCGGTTCGGTCGAATTGAAGACCCCGATGCTCTGGGCCTTCGGCTTTCTGGTGCTGTTCACTGCCGGTGGTGTGACTGGCATCGTGCTGTCCCAAGCCGCTATCGACCGCGCCTATCACGACACCTACTACGTCGTGGCGCACTTCCACTACGTGATGAGCCTTGGAGCCGTGTTCGCCATCTTCGCGGGCATCTACTTCTACTTCCCGAAGTTCACCGGCAAGATGATCCCGGAGTGGATCGGCAAGACCCATTTCTGGGCGATGTTCATCGGCTCCAACATCACCTTCTTCCCCCAGCACTTCCTGGGACGTCAGGGGATGCCGCGCCGTTACATCGACTACCCGGACGCCTTCGCGCTGTGGCACTACGTGTCGTCGATCGGTGCGTTCCTGTCCTTCGCGTCGTTCGTATTCTTCATCATTGCGATCTTCTGGGTGATCATCAAAGTGCCGCGCACCGCGCCTGCCAATCCGTGGACGCCTTGGGCCGACACGCTGGAGTGGACGCTGCCTTCGCCGCCGCCTGAACACACCTTCGAGACGCTTCCCAAGCGCGAAGAGTGGGACAAGGCCCCCGCGCATCACTGA
- a CDS encoding DUF2244 domain-containing protein → MGQGPRASLMPVEWLDRTQEAPAQSGAFSHQGGHPYARLRLWPNRSLPVAGFAGIMAFCALMFLVPLLPLIGTPVFWGLLPFLLAALAALYLFIMRNYRDGQLVEELTIWSDLLSLERTNPRGPVQTWQGNPHWTRMRLHDKPIENYITLSGSGRDVELGAFLSPEEREALFDDLDRLLKRLPA, encoded by the coding sequence GTGGGACAAGGCCCCCGCGCATCACTGATGCCGGTAGAGTGGCTTGACCGAACGCAGGAGGCCCCGGCACAGTCCGGGGCCTTCTCGCATCAGGGGGGACATCCCTATGCGCGCCTGCGCCTTTGGCCCAACCGGTCACTGCCGGTGGCAGGCTTCGCGGGGATCATGGCGTTCTGCGCACTGATGTTTTTGGTGCCCCTACTCCCCCTGATCGGCACGCCGGTCTTCTGGGGATTGCTGCCCTTCCTGCTGGCAGCCCTGGCGGCGCTGTACCTGTTCATTATGCGCAACTACCGCGACGGGCAGTTGGTCGAGGAACTGACAATCTGGTCCGATCTTCTGTCACTTGAACGCACGAATCCGCGCGGTCCCGTCCAGACGTGGCAAGGCAACCCGCATTGGACCCGCATGCGGCTGCACGACAAACCGATCGAGAATTACATCACACTTTCAGGATCGGGCCGGGACGTAGAGCTTGGGGCGTTTCTCTCGCCCGAAGAACGCGAGGCGCTTTTCGACGACTTGGACCGTTTGCTCAAGCGACTGCCGGCGTAG
- a CDS encoding tellurite resistance TerB family protein: MSDTARIETAQDCLVALMIATSASDENLRTSELVTIERIVNHLPVFADFDQQRIAEIAEVVFDLFSEEDGLDDLFALIRKYLPAQLFETAYALSCDVAAADGVLGDTEMRFLEEMRWELEITRLHAAAIERGARARHMTV; this comes from the coding sequence ATGTCTGACACTGCACGGATAGAGACGGCGCAAGATTGCCTCGTGGCGCTGATGATCGCGACGTCCGCATCGGACGAAAACCTGCGCACGTCAGAGCTTGTGACGATCGAGCGGATCGTGAACCACCTGCCGGTCTTCGCCGATTTCGACCAGCAGCGCATCGCCGAGATCGCAGAGGTCGTGTTCGACCTGTTCTCGGAAGAGGACGGGCTGGACGATCTGTTCGCCCTCATCCGCAAATATCTGCCCGCGCAGCTGTTCGAGACCGCCTACGCCTTGTCATGCGACGTGGCCGCCGCAGATGGTGTGTTGGGCGACACAGAGATGCGGTTCCTGGAAGAAATGCGCTGGGAACTGGAGATCACGCGCCTGCACGCCGCCGCAATCGAACGTGGTGCGCGCGCCCGCCACATGACTGTCTGA
- a CDS encoding GatB/YqeY domain-containing protein: MDLRERITTAMKTAMKERQTARLSTLRLINAAIKDRDIAARGTDDGPDGVTDLEVRQILGRMIKQRQESARAYEEGGRLELAESEREEIGIIEDFLPRQLDDDEVAAAVDKAIAETGASSIRDMGRVMGVLKDRYTGQMDFGAVGPKLKARLG, translated from the coding sequence ATGGACCTGCGCGAGCGCATCACGACCGCCATGAAGACCGCAATGAAAGAGCGTCAGACCGCGCGTCTGTCGACCCTGCGGCTGATCAACGCCGCGATCAAGGATCGCGACATCGCCGCGCGCGGAACGGATGACGGCCCCGACGGCGTTACGGACTTGGAGGTGCGCCAGATTCTGGGGCGCATGATCAAGCAGCGTCAGGAAAGCGCGCGCGCCTACGAAGAGGGTGGGCGGCTTGAGCTTGCGGAAAGCGAGCGCGAGGAAATCGGGATCATCGAGGACTTCCTGCCGCGTCAGTTGGATGACGATGAAGTTGCTGCTGCGGTCGACAAGGCCATCGCCGAGACGGGTGCGAGCTCGATTCGCGACATGGGCCGGGTGATGGGGGTTCTGAAGGATCGCTACACGGGCCAAATGGACTTCGGTGCCGTTGGCCCGAAGCTAAAGGCGCGACTGGGCTGA